One window from the genome of Chiroxiphia lanceolata isolate bChiLan1 chromosome 15, bChiLan1.pri, whole genome shotgun sequence encodes:
- the LOC116794238 gene encoding protocadherin alpha-2-like, which yields MGDRVWGAVLRVVAVQAAWALCSGQVRYSVPEEAKAGTVVGRVAQDVGLEAGEAEARRLRLVSAGRRASVEVSGASGALVVSSRLDREELCGKSAPCALRLEVLVERPLRVFHVELEVTDINDNAPIFPAARKNISLPENSPPGSRFLLEGASDADIGANAQLSYTLSPSEHFSLDLQKSNEQNIEPELVLMKPLDRETMAMHRLLLTASDGGRPSLTGTMELVISVLDANDNAPLFNQSVYKVQLPESAAVGTLVVRVNATDADEGINSEVTYSVTNFFPPSGRDLISINPKTGEIHLTGALDFEEVNIFDFRIEARDQGTPSLSGHCKVVLEVLDVNDNAPEVRVTSLSVPVAEDASLGTVVALLSVWDRDSGSNGDVRCWVWPSGPFVLEATLSGSYSLVLREALDRERVSEYEVEVRAEDGGSPSLGGRVGLRVPVSDVNDNAPSFAQAVYTVLARENNLAGAELARLWARDPDEAGNGRVSYSLWEGASGGGSGWWGSGWAGGVSASSYVSVEAESGVLRALQPLDYEEVQVLQFEVRAVDAGEPALCGNATVQLFVLDENDNAPALLPAAGGGAEAGSGSGEAGTLWAWAAWGSPSGQVVAKIRAVDADSGYNAWLRYELWEPRGKSALFRVGLYSGEVSTARALEEADGPRQRLVIVVRDHGEPARSATATLSVSLVEGGEAALAAAAGSSSLLPRSLAGGESGSGPAALASSATNVWLVVAICGVSSVFLLAVVLYGASRWAPRAAVLSGPGPTTLVCASEVGSWSYSQRHSRSLCVADGAAKSDLMVFSPNFPPPPGAAAKDTQPEPPSLLDTVSDNPLLLSPSSLLPLPLLSRPLGRRCREPGSIPAARWQWVLGGCLRMSMDLLICLRFLAGVPWLLVVGGEDLPEAEV from the coding sequence ATGGGCGATCGCGTGTGGGGTGCGGTGTTGCGGGTGGTGGCGGTGCAGGCGGCGTGGGCGCTGTGCTCGGGGCAGGTGCGGTACTCGGTGCCGGAGGAAGCCAAGGCCGGGACGGTGGTGGGCCGTGTGGCGCAGGACGTGGGTCTGGAGGCGGGCGAGGCGGAGGCGCGGCGGCTGCGGCTGGTGTCTGCGGGCCGGCGGGCGAGCGTGGAGGTGAGCGGGGCGAGCGGGGCGCTGGTGGTGAGCTCGCGGCTGGACCGGGAGGAGCTGTGCGGCAAGAGCGCGCCGTGCGCGCTGcggctggaggtgctggtggagcGGCCGCTGCGCGTCTTCCACGTGGAGCTGGAGGTCACCGACATCAACGACAATGCCCCCATCTTCCCCGCCGCCCGAAAAAACATCAGTTTACCCGAGAACTCCCCTCCCGGGTCTCGGTTCCTGCTAGAGGGCGCGTCTGATGCGGATATTGGAGCGAACGCTCAGCTCTCCTATACACTTAGTCCCAGTGAACATTTTTCTCTGGATTTACAAAAGTCGAATGAGCAAAATATTGAACCTGAACTTGTTTTAATGAAACCTCTGGATCGGGAGACGATGGCCATGCACCGGTTGTTGCTGACGGCGAGTGACGGGGGCCGGCCGTCTCTGACAGGGACGATGGAACTGGTGATCTCTGTGCTGGACGCGAACGACAACGCGCCCCTGTTTAACCAGTCGGTGTATAAAGTGCAGCTGCCGGAGAGCGCTGCAGTGGGGACGCTGGTTGTGCGGGTGAACGCCACAGATGCAGATGAAGGAATTAATAGTGAGGTGACTTACAGCGTGACGAACTTCTTTCCCCCGAGTGGAAGAGATTTGATTTCCATAAATCCAAAGACGGGGGAGATTCACCTGACGGGCGCCCTTGACTTTGAAGAAGTCAATATATTTGATTTTCGTATAGAAGCGAGAGACCAAGGGACGCCATCGCTGTCTGGCCACTGCAAGGtggtgctggaggtgctggacgtgaacgacaacgcgccggAGGTGCGGGTGACGTCGCTGTCGGTGCCGGTGGCCGAGGACGCGTCGCTGGGGACGGTGGTGGCCCTGCTGAGCGTGTGGGACCGGGACTCGGGGTCGAACGGTGACGTGCGGTGCTGGGTGTGGCCGTCGGGTCCGTTCGTTCTGGAGGCGACGTTGTCGGGGTCGTACTCGCTGGTGCTGCGGGAGGCGCTGGACCGGGAGCGGGTGTCGGAGTACGAGGTGGAGGTGCGTGCGGAGGACGGCGGTTCTCCGTCGCTGGGCGGCCGCGTGGGGCTGCGTGTGCCGGTGTCGGAcgtgaacgacaacgcgccgTCGTTCGCGCAGGCGGTGTACACGGTGCTGGCGCGGGAGAACAACTTGGCGGGCGCGGAGCTGGCGCGGCTGTGGGCGCGGGACCCGGACGAGGCGGGCAACGGGCGCGTGAGCTACTCGTTGTGGGAGGGCGCGTCGGGCGGGGGTTCGGGGTGGTGGGGGTCGGGGTGGGCGGGGGGTGTGTCGGCGTCGAGCTACGTGTCGGTGGAGGCGGAGAGCGGTGTGTTGCGGGCGCTGCAGCCGCTGGACTACGAGGaggtgcaggtgctgcagttCGAGGTGCGTGCGGTGGACGCGGGGGAGCCGGCGCTGTGCGGCAACGCGACGGTGCAGCTGTTCGTGCTGGACgagaacgacaacgcgccggCGCTGctgccggcggcgggcggcggggcggagGCCGGGTCCGGGTCGGGGGAGGCGGGGACGCTGTGGGCGTGGGCGGCGTGGGGTTCTCCGTCGGGTCAGGTGGTGGCGAAGATCCGGGCGGTGGACGCGGACTCGGGCTACAACGCGTGGCTGCGCTACGAGCTGTGGGAGCCGCGGGGCAAGAGCGCCTTGTTCCGCGTGGGGCTGTACAGCGGCGAGGTGAGCACGGCGCGGGCGCTGGAGGAGGCGGACGGTCCGCGGCAGAGGCTGGTGATCGTGGTGCGGGACCACGGCGAGCCGGCGCGCTCGGCCACGGCGACGCTGAGCGTGTCGCTGGTGGAGGGCGGCGAggcggcgctggcggcggcggcgggctcGTCGTCGCTGCTGCCGCGCTCGTTGGCGGGCGGCGAGAGCGGCTCTGGGCCGGCGGCGTTGGCGTCGTCGGCGACGAACGTGTGGCTGGTGGTGGCGATCTGCGGCGTGTCGAGCGTGTTCCTGCTGGCCGTGGTGCTGTACGGGGCGTCGCGCTGGGCGCCGCGGGCGGCCGTGCTGTCGGGGCCCGGGCCCACGACGCTGGTGTGCGCCAGCGAAGTGGGCAGCTGGTCGTACTCGCAGCGCCACAGCCGGAGCCTGTGCGTGGCGGACGGCGCGGCCAAGAGCGACCTGATGGTTTTCAGCCCCAActtcccgccgccgcccggcgccGCGGCCAAGGACACGCAGCCGgagcctccctctctcctcGACACGGTCAGTGACAATCCCTTGCTCTtatctccttcttccctcctccctctgccccttctCTCCCGCCCCCTGGGCCGGCGTTGCCGGGAGCCTGGCTCAATTCCCGCGGCCCGATGGCAGTGGGTACTTGGCGGGTGCTTGAGGATGTCAATGGACCTTTTGATCTGCCTCCGCTTCCTTGCCGGAGTCCCCTGGCTCTTGGTGGTGGGCGGGGAGGACCTGCCAGAAGCAGAGGTGTAG